From the Musa acuminata AAA Group cultivar baxijiao chromosome BXJ3-7, Cavendish_Baxijiao_AAA, whole genome shotgun sequence genome, one window contains:
- the LOC135642601 gene encoding uncharacterized protein LOC135642601 produces MVWMPSDVACCMGLPRSLSQSTGSPLIPDAGATVAAAAGSFPSADGDLSIRVSPRGHRRHNSFSYFRLPTDPLLRLSVLKLDGSSFDVQIAKTACVGELKEAIEELFSQPSKDGSCIISWSHVWGHFCLSYNEYTLTNDKACLRNFGIKDGDQLHFIRHLSLNHGPSEGSLKNHGTDSIQQRKSLTGSKVHNEVAVKDKNKDHEGVASSQFVDEQNDDDDDDDDDQIGRMEFKLRRLFRGLFPYAKLGTSQDDEYSKAS; encoded by the exons ATGGTGTGGATGCCAAGCGACGTCGCGTGCTGCATGGGGCTGCCGCGGTCCCTGTCGCAGTCCACAGgttcccctctcatccctgacgcCGGCGccaccgtcgccgccgccgccggctcTTTCCCATCAGCGGATGGCGATCTCAGCATCCGCGTCTCCCCCCGCGGCCACAGACGCCACAACAGCTTCTCCTATTTCCGCCTCCCCACCGACCCGCTCCTCCGCCTCTCCGTCCTCAAGTTGGACGGCTCCTCCTTCG ATGTGCAAATCGCGAAGACCGCATGCGTGGGGGAGCTAAAGGAAGCCATCGAGGAACTCTTCAGTCAGCCTTCCAAAGACGGGAGTTGCATCATATCTTG GTCTCATGTATGGGGTCACTTCTGCTTAAGTTACAACGAATACACATTGACGAATGATAAGGCTTGTCTGAGAAATTTCGGAATCAAAGATGGAGATCAG CTTCATTTTATTAGACATCTTTCTCTCAACCACGGGCCAAGCGAAGGAAGTTTGAAAAATCATGGGACTGATTCAATACAACAGAGAAA GTCATTGACAGGGTCAAAAGTTCATAATGAAGTTGCAGTGAAAGACAAGAACAAGGATCATGAGGGAGTTGCTTCTAGTCAATTTGTAGACGAacaaaatgatgatgatgatgatgatgatgatgaccagaTTGGACGGATGGAATTCAAGTTGCGTCGTCTATTTCGTGGATTATTTCCCTATGCCAAACTTGGGACATCTCAGGATGATGAGTATTCCAAAGCTAGCTGA